The proteins below are encoded in one region of Apium graveolens cultivar Ventura chromosome 4, ASM990537v1, whole genome shotgun sequence:
- the LOC141718680 gene encoding uncharacterized protein LOC141718680, which produces MNCLGWNCRGLENSRTVRVLNDLIRDTNLDILFLSETILVANKIEKLRVKFKYVHCFSVDRAGRSGGLAVFWHSIVDVSIDSYSQNHIDLVFNENGVASWRLTLYYNYPERIRRRKAWDMIRRLSNASSLPWCILGDFNDLLYSSDKQGVHPHPGSLMEGFRKALEESMLYEIDLECGSFTWEKGRGSNDRVQERLDRSFATREWWLKFPLCNLSVITVPVSDHKPIFLEFRETKITKRKFRFKFENTWLKDLSLFEMSQTSGKRFTVQTLFPN; this is translated from the coding sequence ATGAATTGCTTAGGATGGAACTGTCGAGGGTTAGAAAACTCTCGTACAGTTCGAGTTTTGAATGATCTTATAAGAGATACTAACCTCGATATTTTGTTTCTGAGTGAGACTATTTTAGTAGCGAATAAAATTGAGAAGCTTCGAGTAAAGTTCAAATATGTTCATTGCTTTTCAGTAGACAGAGCAGGAAGAAGTGGTGGTCTGGCTGTCTTTTGGCATAGTATAGTTGACGTGTCTATAGATAGTTATTCACAAAATCACATTGATTTAGTGTTTAATGAAAACGGTGTTGCGAGTTGGAGGCTGACTTTATATTATAATTATCCGGAGCGCATACGACGTAGAAAGGCTTGGGATATGATTCGTAGACTTTCTAACGCATCAAGTTTGCCTTGGTGCATTCTGGGTGATTTTAACGACCTATTGTATAGTAGTGACAAACAAGGAGTTCATCCTCATCCGGGATCGCTTATGGAGGGTTTTAGGAAGGCTTTGGAGGAGAGTATGTTGTATGAAATTGATCTGGAGTGTGGTTCTTTTACTTGGGAGAAAGGGAGAGGGTCAAATGACAGGGTTCAGGAAAGATTGGATAGGTCTTTTGCAACTAGAGAATGGTGGTTAAAATTTCCGTTGTGTAACCTTTCGGTTATCACGGTCCCAGTGTCCGATCATAAGCCAATATTTCTGGAGTTTAGGGAGACAAAAATCACGAAGAGGAAATTCagatttaaatttgaaaacacCTGGCTTAAGGATCTGAGTTTATTCGAGATGTCACAGACCAGTGGGAAAAGGTTCACTGTTCAAACCTTATTCCCAAACTGA
- the LOC141718682 gene encoding uncharacterized protein LOC141718682 has protein sequence MKIFLWRFCRNNIPVRNHLRYKGVPVMILCPMCCVDVEHILHLFFDCIFARSCWQVAGIDYDMARVESGPEWLLNKLETSTQGECVKIVTIMLGIWFWRNKKVWEDKTITADLAMEMSFRYVVEWRKARKVSKRQTTRTETETAKISKKWCPPPQDYLKLNVDASFFPQADAFSVGMVIRSHNGDFVGAKVTTLPRPSTVLEAESIGIREALTSVLQRGERKLIVESDSLLSIQAVHHKKNYLLEVGHVIEDCKMFLHSMPDCRVTHIRKQANKVAHSTARIPCSIICSIVFTSPPSYLLETLMNDFSNE, from the coding sequence ATGAAGATTTTCCTATGGCGCTTCTGCAGGAACAATATACCAGTAAGGAATCACCTGAGATATAAAGGAGTACCAGTAATGATTCTTTGTCCGATGTGTTGTGTGGATGTCGAACATATTTTGCATTTGTTCTTTGACTGTATATTTGCAAGAAGTTGCTGGCAAGTTGCTGGGATTGATTATGATATGGCACGGGTAGAATCAGGTCCTGAATGGCTTCTCAACAAACTTGAGACTTCAACTCAAGGAGAATGTGTGAAAATTGTAACGATTATGTTGGGAATTTGGTTTTGGAGAAATAAGAAAGTCTGGGAGGATAAAACCATAACAGCTGACTTAGCTATGGAGATGAGTTTCAGGTATGTGGTGGAGTGGCGTAAGGCGAGAAAAGTTTCAAAAAGGCAAACTACCAGGACTGAAACTGAGACTGCTAAAATCTCAAAGAAATGGTGTCCCCCTCCTCAGGATTATCTAAAACTGAATGTTGATGCTTCTTTCTTTCCCCAGGCTGATGCATTCTCTGTGGGTATGGTTATAAGGAGTCACAATGGTGATTTTGTTGGAGCAAAAGTCACAACATTACCTCGTCCCAGCACTGTTCTTGAGGCTGAGAGTATTGGTATTCGGGAGGCGCTTACTTCGGTCCTGCAGAGAGGAGAACGGAAGCTTATAGTTGAGTCTGACTCGCTTCTATCGATTCAAGCTGTTCATCACAAGAAGAATTATCTCCTGGAGGTTGGGCATGTCATTGAAGATTGCAAGATGTTCCTCCATTCTATGCCTGATTGTCGGGTTACTCATATTCGGAAGCAAGCTAACAAGGTTGCTCATAGTACAGCTAGAATTCCTTGTTCAATCATTTGCTCGATTGTTTTTACGTCTCCTCCTTCTTACTTGTTGGAGACACTTATGAATGATTTTTCGAATGAATGA
- the LOC141716793 gene encoding uncharacterized protein LOC141716793 yields the protein MKEFNIDCRGLFGSVMIYSYKGNGKFFVNCLKDDLCEVIYFNNRTILRGTFYDQDLVTGKGWKFLVFLNYPAVQVGEIPIPGQFWRAFGKLFQPKVQFYMRNGSRYEGTCSKTEKKMYVLQDLVQDNGLSEIGKVLFTYFGEGNFFVMIFDKSNIEVMLLDEDSSSSEYRIRYGVCSGTCSDSCKFGS from the exons ATGAAAGAATTCAACATTGATTGTCGCGGTTTGTTCGGTTCCGTTATGATTTACTCTTATAAGGGGAACGGAAAATTCTTTGTGAATTGTTTGAAGGATGACCTCTGCGAGGTTATATACTTCAATAATAGGACAATTCTACGTGGCACATTCTATGATCAAG ACCTAGTGACTGGTAAAGGATGGAAGTTCCTGGTGTTTCTTAATTATCCTGCAGTTCAAGTCGGAGAAATC CCAATACCCGGACAATTCTGGAGGGCATTTGGGAAACTGTTCCAACCTAAAGTCCAATTTTACATGAGAAATGGAAGTCGATATGAAGGAACTTGTTCCAAAACTGAGAAGAAAATGTATGTCCTTCAAGATCTTGTGCAAGATAATGGTTTGAGTGAGATTGGGAAAGTTTTGTTCACCTACTTCGGTGAAGGAAACTTTTTTGTTATGATATTCGACAAGTCAAATATTGAAGTAATGTTGCTTGATGAAGATTCATCAAGTTCAG AATATAGAATCAGATATGGAGTTTGTTCAGGAACATGTTCTGATTCCTGCAAATTTGGAAGTTGA
- the LOC141718683 gene encoding uncharacterized protein LOC141718683, whose translation MIRLTEGLTPHLSGRLWKQYIVGAFTAVELYRLEWIKRIKKTIRSDLYNSILNSLRKVMYVVKFQKRRLPHAHMLVWLHPDDRPNTIEKIDDLVCVEIPHKETDLAGYNGHTFFDDCGFPVYQRGRMDKTIEKNKQQLDNQFIVPYNRDLLLRFQCHMNLEICNNSRSLKYLFKLLGYDIQYRYPSIERFPVHVEGGKNVTFNVNDTLEEVANKASNKKSKLEAWFVANKTIFGARDYTYQEFPRGFNWLPGQSKWKQRERGTIIRRLTEVHCNNSNF comes from the exons ATGATTAGACTGACTGAAG GATTAACTCCTCACTTGAGTGGTCGTTTATGGAAACAATATATTGTTGGTGCATTCACCGCAGTTGAACTGTACCGCCTGGAATGGATTAAACGGATTAAAAAAACTATTCGATCTGATCTATACAATTCCATACTCAACTCCTTGAGAAAAG TTATGTATGTGGTTAAGTTCCAGAAAAGAAGATTACCTCACGCTCACATGTTAGTTTGGCTACATCCTGATGATCGCCCCAATACGATAGAGAAGATTGATGATTTGGTGTGTGTTGAAATCCCGCATAAGGAAACTGATCTAGCCGG GTACAATGGTCACACATTCTTTGATGACTGTGGATTTCCTGTTTATCAGAGGGGAAGGATGGACAAGACTATTGAGAAGAACAAGCAACAACTGGATAATCAATTTATTGTACCTTATAATCGTGATCTGTTACTACGCTTTCAGTGTCATATGAACTTGGAAATATGCAATAATTCTCGCTCTTTGAAatatctattcaa ATTATTAGGATATGATATTCAATATCGTTATCCTTCCATTGAACGTTTTCCCGTCCATGTAGAAGGAGGCAAAAATGTTACCTTCAATGTTAATGACACTTTGGAAGAAGTAGCAAATAAGGCATCAAACAAGAAAAGTAAGTTAGAAGCATGGTTTGTGGCCAACAAAACTATTTTCGGTGCTCGAGATTACACTTACCAGGAGTTCCCACGAGGTTTTAATTGGCTACCTGGGCAGTCTAAGTGGAAACAACGTGAAAGAGGAACTATCATCAGAAGGTTAACAGAAGTTcattgtaataactcgaatttttga